The Dreissena polymorpha isolate Duluth1 chromosome 4, UMN_Dpol_1.0, whole genome shotgun sequence region gttttattcatatattacgCGCGCATAAAAAGTTGATATTATGATAGAAAAAAAGATAATATGCAAAGTGTAATGCAAGTGTTACATTTTTCGCATAAAATCAACAGTAAAgacaaaaaagttactttttaaagcatatttattaaaatcataggACATTAATTATTGCCTGTTACATGtgaatatatttctatttaactataaaataacactgaaaacatcatattcaattgcaatatcattttaatctatacaatatatcagtgtgacgaaacctccactgccctccttcataatatcagtgtgacgaaactgcattgtgacgaaacctccatcaCCCGGGCCATGCGTTCCATATTTTGAAAGAGCTCTCTACTAAATGCTTATAGATGTATATCTCTCTGCACAGTTTTTTAATCATCGTAATTTTGATTCAAATGGCATAAATATGTATGTAAATCTGCATTGTTTGACTATGCCTATTAATCATTTTCAAATTACGAACTTTGATGTGCTGTGTGCCCTTTTTACAACTCCTTTTAACCAATCATGTCTAAGTTTGATACAATTTACATTGCTTTCATTTATGCATTACATTCTATGCCAGGTATAATAGACATTGGAACATAAAAACCTTGAAAAGTGACCCCCTCACATCACCATGGCGAGCGCAGTGACCGCCAAGAAGGAGAAGATGATGGTGGCAGCCATTGATTTTGGCACAACCTACAGTGGCTATGCATTCTCTTTGAAAACTGACTATAATGCAGACCCGACAAAGATTTCCATCAACCAAGGGTGGGTGGCAGGAAGCATGGCGGTCTCCTCATATAAAGGTGATTACTGCACACAATTGGGTCATCCCTAGATCAGTTTTATTAATTCGATCTTGAAATGCATGTTTAATAGACACATGCAAAATTGGACGATTTAATATACACCAATGTAGTTAAAACGAAAACCATATCACTTTTTACACTAATAAATTATAATGTTGTTAACTTAAGCTATTTTAAGATAAATGTTCCATTGTTCAACACAAACTTTTTGTGCAGGAACAGGGTGTGCCTCTTAATCTCAAAACATACTGGTCCTTCTGATAATGGATGAGGTCCTTCTGAAACTGTAACAAAGACTACACAAAAGTTAATAAACATATAGTGGAATCGCAATTGCACCAGTATTCAGTATCAACccagtttaatttatcataaatattaaGTCTACTCTATCCACTAATATGTCTTGGTTAAAATTTGACgaaaatttgcatttttgtaaTCACTCCAACAGTCCTGTAAAAGTTTTAAACATAGCAAAATAAAGATCTGAGATAAAAGCCAAATTCATGTGTATGTTTCGCTCAATTAAGCCCAAATCTGTTATTATAcgttatatttgttataatattattCCTCCTGAGGTTAAGATAAGCACGTAACATCGGCCAAATTTACGATTTTGCAATTCATGAAACAAATAAGTCattatgcaggttttttttcagAGAAAGTATTTTCTCGTTCGTCTAATTTTCAAAAAGTACTTTTGTACATGTAACATTCAATCTAAATGTATTACCTTTGCCTATTGGTCTGTATAACTTAATTAGAACTGTGTCCAATGCAGGCACGTCGAGTAACATGATTCATACACGTTCAATGGAAATACCCCAGTCTCATTGAGCAGCAAATAGAACGATATCACAAGATTCACAAAGTTGGCTTCGAGCGCGTGTTTACTTATGAAAAATAGCAAACGTGCAAAGGTGCGTGTTTATGAAACTCATTCATTGTCCATTGGCcagatttgttttttaaaagtaCTTTGTTTGTAGTGTGCATTTTTTTGTGAAGTGACATCTAGTTGATATGTCGTAATGCCACAAGGTTAATGCCCCAAGTGAAATCAAATGTCGCGATTTTGACCGTAAGGGGATCGGAAAGGAACAAAGCCGACGGACCAGCTAGCTTTCAGATTCAAGTGCTTCTTTCAAAAATTTGGTTGACAACCAAACAGATGTTTGAATTTATCCTTGAAATGGTAGAACAGGTATTTCTTGTTATTGTCTCATCTTCCTTTCAAGTGCCTCTATAGCTATAACTACACTGGCTGTGAGGCTATgggaattatatatataatcagTGATATCTTTTTCAGCCCCAACTGTGGTGCTATTCGACCAGAAAGGGGAGTTTAACAGTTTCGGGTACGAGGCGGAGGACGCTTACTCGGAACTCGCCCTTGACAACGAACACCACGACTGGTACTACTTCTCCAGGTTTAAAATGAGGCTGCATCATGAAAACAATCAAAAGGTAACGTGGTAACCATTCCATCCaatatgtatgttatatacgCGTTTTCATTcatgtgaaataaataaaaacttacaTGAAAGTAACCATGAAAACGCACGAGAAAACTCGATATAACCCAATTAAAGTCAACAATGAAAAGCGCGGAATTTTTTAGCGTTCAATTTGATTAGGTTTTTAAGTCATATTGAAATGTTTCCATAGCTCAAATTTATGCTTCATTGCAGTTTTAATTCGCTTCATTTCAAAAACGGGAAGTATGGGTTTCCTAGACTTTTTCGAAGTTTCAACAGTTTTACAAGACACGAATATGTTCATTACAATTTTCACAacataaacattttgcaataccACAATTGTGTAACTGTATTTTACTTCCGTTATGTTTTAACTCATTTTTGTGTAGTGATGTTTTTTCACTCCATGGAGATCTTACAGACAATGGTAAACTCagaattatgaataataaatttacaCCGAAATAACATCCCTCCATACAGATTCACAGAGATATGGATCTACAAGACGACAAAGGTCGAAAGCTTCCGGCCATCACAGTTTTCGGCAAGGTCATCTGGTACCTGAAGGACCACATGCTGAAGGCGCTGAAGAAGCGGGGAACCGAGATGAAAAACGAGGATATCCACTGGATTATCACCGTGCCCGCCATCTGGGCGGACTCTGCCAAACAGTTCATGAGGGAGGCCGCGTATAAAGTACGTTACTTAGCTAGTAAGCTTGACATGTGAATGCAAATGATAGGATGAATTGTTAGTGGTATTGTACTTACTGCTCATTTGATCACTGGCCGCATTTGGTCACTCGCTGCATTTGGCCGCATTTGATCACTCGCCGCATTTGATCACTCGCTGACATGAACCTGATTCTGGTGTTTATGTGTGAATggttttaaaattatatgtatcgataaatatgaaattaatgtTCGTACAAGTACTTGATAAATTAGACAAACAAATCGCCCACTAAAGTACAATAATCTTGGAATAAACTCGTGCCTGATGAAATAGAGTATAACAATCTGAATCAGTGCTAAACGAGTATGTTTGTTAATGCCAATATAGTTCTTCAAGGTAGCTTACAACATCACAGTAAGTCTACAGGAAATGcattattcaatttaaacaagtacgaaatataaacacataaataatcaGGTTTGTTCAATATGCATACGTGTCAGTGAGACGTAAATGTTTGCCGTCTATTTTGGGTAAATGCAAACTTTAGCGCTGAAATCCTTTTTTACTAGGACATCGTTGGTTAGCAATGGCGTATTTTTGCCctacacattttaactaattataCCATTCAAACATGTAAACTATCAGTATACATAGCAATTATGTTGCATAAATGGTCCAAACTATTGGCTTGCTAACGTTCTAAGCAAAGTcgaatgtgaaaaataaactgaCACTCTCTGTTGGAATTTTCTTTGTAAAACGAGTATTTGCAAAAATGGTGAATATCTATGAGGTATCAACATCACCATATACCTGACATAGTATGTTCCACGTGCTTAGGCGGATATAGCCGGTTCTCAGCTGACGATAGCCCTGGAACCGGAAGCTGCTTCACTCTACTGCCAGTATCTACCGACGGAGAAAATCCATGGCACCGCCGGACTTACGTTCGATGTGGCGAGTACGGGTTCAAAGTACATGGTGATCGACCTCGGAGGTATGCGTGTATTCTGTTTTGAAAACTGTTGAACACTTGAACACGTCCCCAAAAACATAAACTGCCCCGATATGATTTCAAtggtattaaattgtaaaaaggcCCCCCACCATAGACTTATTTGGGTTATTATCCCTGGATTTAGGCGGTTTTGAACTATCTAATTTGTGTACATGTACACACTTTTTTATGCCTTTTCTATGCCATGGTTTTGAAATTGTATTGTAAATTGAATACATTCGTATAATTCTTAATAAGACACTCAAGCCTAAGCAACCGTAAGCATTACTCCGATAATAATagtaaattaatttgtttgtgttttttctcTCACATGGCACGgtttaatataaatttactgtACGAACACATGTTCACGGTTTAATATACATTCACtgtagtttttttttcacaaaccaTTAATCAAAAGTAATGTTCTTTCTCTGATAATGTTTACGCGTTCTGTATAGGTGGTACAGCGGACATCACGGTACACGAGCGGCACTCTGGTGGGGGTCTGAAGGAGGTCCACAAGGCAAGTGGAGGGGCGTGGGGCGGCACAAGGGTGGACGAGGCGTTCAAGCAAATGCTCATTAAGATCATCGGTGCCCCTGTGCTCGACAAATTCTGCGAAGAACACAGGGCCGACTACCTGTACCTGCAACGCGAACTGGAGGTGAAAAAGCGAACAATGAAGCCATCTACGTCGGGAAAAATAACCTTGaaaggtacatgtacacaattattgtattgtataaaaCGGATACCCCGATATGTAAGTAACAAGTTTATGACTTGTCTAATGTAAGctattaacatttattacatttaatatgtatatttgtttatgctGCTTTATGACTGtataattaaatcatttttactGATTTTATGCACGCTAAATACTGTTCGTGTTATTGTTTTCAGTTCCCGTAAATCTTCGAGAGGCTTATACTAAAGAAACTGGAGAGTCAATCGAAGATGCCATCAAAGGATCGCCATATGCCGGAAAGCTGGTTTGGCATTCCGATAAAATCCGACTAGATGCCACGATTTTTAAAGGTCTTTTTAAAGATTGCATCGACAAAATTGTGGAACACATTCGGGATTTATTGAACCATCCCGAGGTAAAGGGAACGGACTTGATGCTTATGGTAGGTGGATTTTCAGAATCGGAAATGATGCACGATGCTATAGAGAACGCGTTCAAAAAATGCCGAGTCATTATACCGGAAGACGCTGGTTTGTGCGTCATGAAAGGGGCCGTTATATTCGGTCATCGCCCCGTAGCGATTACGTCACGAGTGTCACGTTACACATACGGCATAAATATATCACCGCCGTTCGATCCCAATTCCCACCCAGAGTCGCACAAAGTAACCATCGGAGGTAGGGACCGGTGCCAAAATGTGTTCAAAAGTTACATCCGGGAAGGTGAATCCATACGGGTGGGCGAGGAGCGTTCTGGACGCCATATTACCCTTAATACGCACCAAACGGAAATGCTGCTTAACATTTTCGCTTCTCCAAAGAAAACGCCGCAGTTCGTCGACGAACCGGAAGTGGAGCTGCTCGGTCAAGTTGTAGTCCAGCTTCCGGATCGCGATGAACTCATAAAGGTCGAGGTGAAGATGATATTTGGCGAGACGGAGCTGCACGTAGAAGCTCAGGAAATGTCCACCAACAACAAATACACGTCATTCTTCGACTTTCTGTGAACCGCCCCGTGGCGTTTACGGTAGTTTCATAttgatatataatatttaactatAACAAATTTCTAAaaacgtgtgtgtttttttaacatattggTTACGTATTCGAATATTTGGATGAATGTGTGCATAAACGATTAGCCTTTAATTAATTGGCAAACCTGTGTTGATTGTTTGACCTTGTGTCGGTAAAGATAGCTGTCTGTGTGGCGTGTTATGACTTTCATATTTTACAAGAATCCATCTTTTACAGAGTAATTGTAATGATAATTTGGAACGTTAATTGTTctgcaaatatatattattatttgtttgtttgattgttttgatATAATTCTCGTATGTTACACAATTTGAtgactttattacaaaatatgaaCTTAATGGCGTGTAAGAGTGtatgataaatattaaaaaatatacagtcATTTGATTGtttctaattatttttttatcataagcCTGGTTGTCGATACAATTAACATTAAGTGAAGGAAAATATATAGGGCTAACCGAAACAATTCAATAACAATGAATTAACCAAGAAGATACTTCTCAAAGTTGAATACTTGTCTACGGGAAGTTATTGAGCGTCACGCTTACAATACACACGCTTTAACATTCTATGTCCATACATTCACATTGATGTCAATTTTGCAAACTGTCTATAACCAGCTTGGACGATAATAGGCATACCCATGGGGCCAGGTGCACGCATGATCCTCCTTGGGGTTAGGGCAGAACTTAAATGGAATTTATGAAGGCGGGGTTTACAATCAACCTAGAACTCATTAGAGGCTTACAAATTTCAATCAACCTAGAACTCATTAGGGGCTTACAAATTTACTCGCCCGCACGCTCGCTTATTCACTGTATGTATtcgttaatttaaaacaacaacagacagCATAATGACTAGTTGTactaaacaagataaaataatgGTCACTTTCAagaattgtgaaggcttaagtcGTGCCACAGCAGGCAGCAACTGTCTTCGTGTTTCTTGCGATAGACGTTCGTCCATAACTTTGTTAATTACTTTAAACACTACAATACCAATGCAAAGACATCTTTGAAACTATGAcacttttaaaattgtaaatggtatgcccctccccctcctcctcccccccccccccccccccccctcgaagaGATGAATCATGAAATGACACATTCCGTCCGTTAGATGGCCCCAATCCTTGTGCGGAAAATAACTCATGAAGTTTTCATGGGTTCAAATGAATCTTAACATAATGAAAGAGGGCATTAAGTGGAATGGCAAATTAATAGACCCACACATTTAACACTCTTGTCAGgaattacaaaagttattgctcTACAGCAGGCGTATTTactttatattgaattaaaaaaaaaagataaactgTGTACATTGATAAAGGACATTTGAACGGATGCATAGTACAATAATCACAATTTCCACATTAGTATTTGCTCCTAGGTATTTTATTCAGTTACTGACATGTGCTTATATTAAATAAGTCAATTTGTGTGTCCAGTAATTATGCAATAGTTTTAATTAGCGTAAATGAGCCTTATACCTATAatgatacatgttttttattcAGTGTTGTTGCTCTTTGTAAGTTGTTCgtgtgttaaaatgattgtttcaATGGATCTAGTGTTTTAATAAAGCATTGAACATGAAAACTACAATCATTTAAATACCTGTAATTGTCCTATACATCTGAACTGCTAGAAAAAACAGCTAggatcatttgaaaataaatgcgtgtgtgtgtatttcgaagaaTATGATATACATTCTCGCCTGTGGCTTCATAATGCAGGGCGTCTGAGGATTCGTCATGTACTGGCGCCTGTGGCAAAATTATTTTGGCGCCAAAGGCTGCATTATGGGAGGGTCTAAGGCTGCATTGTGTGGCGCCTGGTGCTGCATTATATGGGCCGCCTGTTGCTGTATTATGTGGGGGCCTGATGCTGCATTATGTAGGCCGCCTAAGGCTCCATCATGTGGGGCGCATAAGGCTGCATTATTTTGGGCGCCTAAGGCTGTATTATGTGGGGCGCCTGTGGCTGCAATATGTGTAGCATGATGCTGCACTATGTTTGGCGCCTGAGGTTGCATTTTGTGGGGCGCCTagggctgcattatgtgtggggTATGATGCTGCACTAAGTGtggcgcctgaggctgcattttGTGGAGCGACTGAGGCAACATAATGTTGTGTGCATGAGACTGCATTATGTGGGGCGTCTAAATCTGCATATTGTGTGgcgtctgaggctgcattatgtgggacgactgaggctgcattatgtgggcgtctgaggctgcattatgggggcgcctgaggctgcattatgtaggGCGTCTAAAACTGCATTATGTCTGGtgactgaggctgcattatgtggggCGTTTGAAACTGCATTTTGTTGGGcgactgaggctgcattatgtaggcgactgaggctgcattatgtgggCGTCTGAAGCTGCAGTATGTGgggcgcctgaggctgcattatgtcgGGCGCCTGAGGCAGCATTATGTGGGgcgtctgaggctgcattatgtcgGTCGACTGAGACTGCATTTTGTGGgcgtctgaggctgcattatgtggggcgactgaggctgcattatgtgggcgactgaggctgcattatgtgggCGTCTGAGGCTGCAGTATGTCGGGc contains the following coding sequences:
- the LOC127877849 gene encoding heat shock 70 kDa protein 12A-like, whose protein sequence is MASAVTAKKEKMMVAAIDFGTTYSGYAFSLKTDYNADPTKISINQGWVAGSMAVSSYKAPTVVLFDQKGEFNSFGYEAEDAYSELALDNEHHDWYYFSRFKMRLHHENNQKIHRDMDLQDDKGRKLPAITVFGKVIWYLKDHMLKALKKRGTEMKNEDIHWIITVPAIWADSAKQFMREAAYKADIAGSQLTIALEPEAASLYCQYLPTEKIHGTAGLTFDVASTGSKYMVIDLGGGTADITVHERHSGGGLKEVHKASGGAWGGTRVDEAFKQMLIKIIGAPVLDKFCEEHRADYLYLQRELEVKKRTMKPSTSGKITLKVPVNLREAYTKETGESIEDAIKGSPYAGKLVWHSDKIRLDATIFKGLFKDCIDKIVEHIRDLLNHPEVKGTDLMLMVGGFSESEMMHDAIENAFKKCRVIIPEDAGLCVMKGAVIFGHRPVAITSRVSRYTYGINISPPFDPNSHPESHKVTIGGRDRCQNVFKSYIREGESIRVGEERSGRHITLNTHQTEMLLNIFASPKKTPQFVDEPEVELLGQVVVQLPDRDELIKVEVKMIFGETELHVEAQEMSTNNKYTSFFDFL